A single region of the Microcella sp. genome encodes:
- a CDS encoding fumarylacetoacetate hydrolase family protein — MRLMRIGEPGHETPAALASHPDTPADERSYVDLADVVDEFDERWFGSGGLDHLAPIVAERIAAGTVHPLRDQRIGAPIARPHQIICIGLNYSDHAAESGMPVPDEPILFTKSPNTMVGPNDNVIMPRGATKLDWEVELGIVIGRRTSYLKSREQAADAIAGYVLVNDVSERAFQLERGGQWLKGKSAETFNPTGPWLATPDELEVMNLGMSLDVNDERRQTGSTSTMVFDPLTIVHYVSQFMVLEPGDLINTGTPPGVGLGMTPPTYLQIGDTMRLSIDGLGTQHQRVVAPR, encoded by the coding sequence ATGAGACTCATGCGCATCGGCGAGCCCGGGCACGAGACACCCGCCGCCCTCGCTTCGCACCCCGACACCCCCGCCGACGAGCGGTCGTACGTCGATCTCGCCGATGTCGTCGACGAATTCGACGAGCGCTGGTTCGGCAGCGGCGGGCTCGACCACCTCGCCCCGATCGTGGCCGAGCGCATCGCGGCGGGCACCGTGCATCCCTTGAGAGATCAGCGCATCGGCGCCCCGATCGCCCGGCCGCATCAGATCATCTGCATCGGCCTCAACTACAGCGACCACGCTGCCGAATCGGGCATGCCGGTGCCCGACGAACCGATTCTGTTCACCAAGAGTCCCAACACCATGGTCGGGCCGAACGACAACGTGATCATGCCGCGCGGAGCCACCAAACTCGACTGGGAGGTCGAGTTGGGCATCGTCATCGGCCGACGCACGAGCTACCTCAAGAGTCGCGAGCAGGCGGCCGACGCGATCGCCGGCTATGTGCTCGTCAACGACGTGAGCGAGCGCGCGTTTCAGCTCGAGCGGGGCGGCCAATGGCTCAAAGGCAAGTCGGCCGAAACCTTTAACCCCACCGGCCCGTGGCTCGCCACGCCCGACGAGCTCGAGGTCATGAACCTCGGCATGAGCCTCGACGTCAACGACGAGCGGCGTCAGACGGGGTCAACCTCGACCATGGTCTTCGACCCGCTGACGATCGTGCACTACGTCAGCCAATTCATGGTGCTCGAGCCCGGCGATCTCATCAACACCGGAACCCCGCCGGGCGTGGGCCTCGGCATGACTCCCCCGACCTACTTGCAGATCGGCGACACGATGCGGCTCAGCATCGACGGCCTCGGCACGCAGCACCAGCGAGTGGTGGCCCCACGATGA
- a CDS encoding SDR family NAD(P)-dependent oxidoreductase, with the protein MRRALVTGAASGLGAAAAVRLRADGLEVVTLDLTGDVDAHVDVTDDAAVAAAVREAGGIDVLVNSAGIVGPNKPLIETTADEWRRTFEVNVLGTVATMRASIPGMIERGWGRIVNLASMAGKDGNPNLAAYSATKAAVIALTKSAGKELATTGVLVNAIAPAVINTPMNATTAPEVLEHITNLIPMKRVGTAEEVAELIAWLCSDKVSFSTGAVYDISGGRATY; encoded by the coding sequence ATGAGACGAGCGCTCGTCACGGGGGCCGCGAGCGGGCTGGGCGCGGCCGCCGCCGTGCGGCTGCGGGCTGACGGCCTCGAGGTGGTCACCCTCGATCTCACCGGCGACGTGGATGCTCACGTCGACGTCACCGACGACGCCGCCGTGGCGGCAGCGGTGCGCGAGGCCGGCGGCATCGACGTGCTCGTCAACTCGGCCGGCATCGTCGGGCCCAACAAGCCACTCATCGAGACCACCGCAGACGAATGGCGCCGCACCTTCGAGGTGAACGTGCTCGGCACAGTCGCGACCATGCGGGCGAGCATCCCCGGCATGATCGAACGAGGGTGGGGCCGCATCGTCAACCTCGCGAGCATGGCAGGCAAAGACGGCAACCCAAACCTCGCGGCATACTCGGCGACGAAGGCCGCCGTCATCGCTCTGACCAAGTCGGCGGGTAAAGAACTGGCAACCACGGGGGTTCTCGTCAACGCCATCGCCCCGGCGGTCATTAACACTCCGATGAACGCCACGACGGCGCCCGAGGTGCTCGAGCACATCACCAATCTCATCCCCATGAAGCGCGTGGGCACCGCCGAAGAGGTGGCCGAACTCATCGCCTGGCTCTGCAGCGACAAGGTCAGCTTCTCGACGGGAGCGGTGTACGACATCAGCGGGGGTCGCGCGACGTACTGA
- a CDS encoding ABC transporter substrate-binding protein, with protein sequence MKSKLMAVSAMTAAAALLLAGCATSAGEETPGGLVFDVPDVPMLDALGDPEGSVDIVAWSGFVEPAWADTFTEETGCVVNRRVAGTSDEMVQLMRTGDYDLVSASGDASLRLIVGGDVAPINTALIPNFSDDIVAGMKGQLYDTINGNVYGIPIGRGANILQYNADVVTETPTSWDIVWEADSPYAGQVTAYDAPIYIADAAVYLMYHQPELGIQNPYALDETQLAAAVDLLKKQNAIVSEYWADPVAQITSFLGGTTVAGTSWEILRKLTADDRMQGTLPQEGSTGWSDAWMISSESDAPTCAYLWMDYTSQADVNGAIAMNFGMAPANGAFCESSDEAAAHCEEFNALNEEYFENVWYWTTPIEQCIDGRTEVRCTSFQEWTNAWATIKG encoded by the coding sequence ATGAAAAGCAAGTTGATGGCAGTCTCTGCCATGACGGCTGCCGCGGCGCTGCTGCTGGCAGGCTGTGCCACCTCGGCCGGCGAAGAGACCCCCGGTGGGCTCGTCTTCGACGTGCCAGACGTGCCCATGCTCGACGCACTCGGTGACCCCGAAGGCTCAGTCGACATCGTCGCGTGGTCGGGCTTCGTCGAACCCGCCTGGGCCGACACCTTCACCGAAGAGACCGGCTGCGTGGTCAACCGCCGCGTTGCCGGCACGAGTGACGAGATGGTGCAGCTCATGCGCACCGGCGACTATGACCTGGTGTCGGCCTCCGGCGACGCGAGCCTGCGTCTCATTGTCGGCGGCGACGTCGCGCCGATCAACACGGCACTGATTCCGAACTTCTCTGACGACATCGTTGCGGGAATGAAGGGTCAGCTGTACGACACGATCAACGGCAACGTCTACGGCATTCCGATCGGGCGCGGCGCCAACATTCTGCAGTACAACGCCGATGTCGTCACCGAGACGCCCACCAGCTGGGACATCGTCTGGGAGGCCGACAGCCCCTATGCCGGTCAGGTCACGGCCTACGACGCCCCGATCTACATCGCCGACGCCGCGGTCTACCTGATGTACCACCAGCCTGAGCTGGGCATCCAGAACCCGTACGCGCTCGACGAGACGCAGCTGGCCGCCGCGGTCGACCTGCTCAAGAAGCAGAACGCGATCGTCAGCGAATACTGGGCAGACCCGGTCGCACAGATCACCTCGTTCCTCGGCGGCACCACCGTCGCCGGCACGTCATGGGAGATCTTGCGCAAGCTGACTGCCGACGACCGCATGCAGGGCACGCTGCCGCAAGAGGGCTCGACCGGTTGGTCGGACGCGTGGATGATCTCGAGCGAGTCAGACGCACCCACGTGCGCCTACCTCTGGATGGACTACACCAGCCAGGCTGACGTCAACGGTGCCATCGCCATGAACTTCGGCATGGCTCCCGCCAACGGCGCGTTCTGCGAGTCGAGCGACGAAGCTGCCGCTCACTGTGAAGAGTTCAACGCTCTGAACGAAGAGTACTTCGAGAATGTCTGGTACTGGACCACCCCCATCGAGCAGTGCATCGACGGTCGCACCGAGGTGCGTTGCACGAGCTTCCAGGAGTGGACCAACGCCTGGGCAACCATCAAGGGCTAG
- a CDS encoding glycoside hydrolase family 3 C-terminal domain-containing protein, which yields MTDRSAANASALTADEQLSLLSGADFWRTRELPERGIRSVMLADGPHGLRAQLDATDHLGLASSVAATCFPPAATLASSWDEQLVREVGEAVGREARALGVDVVLGPGLNIKRHPLCGRNFEYYSEDPLLSGRLAASAVRGIQSTGVGACLKHFAVNNQEHRRFVIDAIVDERTLRELYLRGFELAVRASAPRMVMAAYNRVNGHHATGARWLLTNILRDEWGFDGVVVSDWGATADRAAGVTAGMDLEMPGGAGTEPALRAALADGTLDPAHVALSAQRVIDLAMDAPAGPAPTMPELLEAHDALARRAAASSSVVLTNDGILPLQPGTRVALIGAFAEAPRYQGSGSSLVTPTRLTTAREALEAAGFEVTYSPGYEPVRSAPDAVLIDEAVAVARDADVAIVMVGLPGIAESEGFDRETLALPAQHDALVEAVAAVNPRTVVALSVGAPVLLPWRDEVAAILLSYLGGQASGGALADALLGAVEPAGRLAETWPVTQGDVAADPYFPGDRAQVHYREGLFVGYRHATTAEVSPAFAFGHGLGYGSSEWGAVRASAASIAAGVSVTISVEVTNTGERARTELVQVYAHDRSGVVLRPRRELVGFARAPLGPGETRAIEVSVDADDLRFWDARTSSWALPRGPVDLEVARSSELVEAVVTLDVKGTATDSGEPSSTPPIAASDALWARRLGRKIPAAAPARPFTRESTIGDIAHTLTGRALSWAMRRMMPLSDDDKNDPASMALIERTVAELPLRGLAQMSQGRVTWKTVDAVVAFANRRPLEGLSRLVASR from the coding sequence GTGACAGATCGCAGCGCCGCGAACGCCTCAGCCCTCACCGCCGACGAGCAGCTCTCGCTGCTTTCGGGAGCCGATTTCTGGCGCACCCGCGAGCTGCCTGAGCGGGGCATCCGGAGCGTCATGCTCGCTGACGGCCCGCACGGGCTGCGCGCCCAGCTCGACGCGACAGACCACTTGGGGCTGGCCAGCAGCGTGGCCGCGACGTGCTTTCCGCCCGCCGCGACCCTCGCCAGCAGTTGGGACGAGCAGCTCGTGCGCGAGGTCGGCGAGGCCGTCGGGCGCGAAGCACGGGCGCTCGGTGTCGACGTCGTGCTCGGGCCCGGCTTGAACATCAAGCGGCATCCGCTGTGCGGGCGCAACTTCGAGTACTACAGCGAAGACCCGCTACTGAGCGGTCGTCTGGCGGCGAGCGCCGTGCGGGGCATCCAGAGCACCGGTGTGGGGGCCTGCCTCAAGCATTTCGCCGTGAACAATCAAGAGCACCGGCGCTTCGTCATCGACGCGATCGTCGACGAGCGCACGCTGCGCGAGCTGTACTTGCGCGGCTTCGAGCTCGCCGTGCGTGCGAGTGCGCCGCGCATGGTCATGGCCGCCTACAACCGGGTCAACGGCCACCACGCGACCGGTGCCCGGTGGCTGCTCACCAACATTCTGCGCGACGAGTGGGGTTTCGACGGCGTCGTCGTGAGCGACTGGGGCGCCACCGCCGACCGGGCCGCAGGGGTCACCGCCGGCATGGATCTCGAGATGCCCGGTGGCGCCGGCACCGAACCCGCCCTGCGAGCCGCCCTCGCCGACGGCACGCTCGACCCGGCGCACGTCGCGCTCTCAGCGCAGCGCGTCATCGACCTGGCGATGGATGCCCCCGCCGGGCCAGCCCCCACGATGCCCGAGCTGCTCGAGGCTCACGACGCGCTCGCCCGCCGCGCGGCCGCATCGAGCTCGGTCGTGCTCACGAATGACGGAATCCTTCCGCTCCAGCCCGGCACCCGCGTCGCCCTCATCGGCGCTTTCGCCGAAGCACCGCGCTACCAGGGCAGCGGCAGCTCGCTCGTGACTCCGACCCGGTTGACGACGGCGCGCGAGGCGCTCGAAGCAGCGGGCTTCGAGGTCACCTACTCTCCCGGGTATGAGCCTGTGCGTTCTGCCCCCGATGCCGTTCTCATCGATGAGGCCGTCGCGGTTGCGCGCGATGCCGATGTCGCGATCGTCATGGTCGGACTGCCGGGCATAGCCGAGAGTGAGGGCTTCGATCGCGAGACCCTCGCGCTGCCGGCGCAACACGACGCGCTCGTCGAGGCCGTGGCCGCCGTGAACCCGCGCACGGTGGTCGCACTCAGCGTGGGCGCCCCGGTGCTGCTGCCCTGGCGCGATGAGGTCGCCGCGATTCTGCTGAGCTACCTCGGCGGGCAGGCGAGCGGCGGCGCCCTGGCTGACGCGCTGCTCGGTGCGGTCGAGCCTGCGGGTCGGCTCGCCGAGACCTGGCCGGTGACGCAGGGTGACGTCGCCGCTGACCCGTACTTTCCGGGTGATCGCGCGCAGGTGCACTACCGAGAGGGGCTGTTCGTGGGGTACCGGCATGCGACCACCGCCGAGGTCTCGCCGGCGTTCGCGTTCGGGCACGGTCTCGGCTACGGCTCGAGCGAGTGGGGGGCGGTGCGCGCGAGTGCAGCATCCATTGCCGCGGGTGTCAGCGTCACCATCTCGGTCGAGGTGACGAACACGGGCGAGCGGGCCCGCACCGAGCTCGTGCAGGTCTACGCGCACGACCGTTCGGGGGTGGTGCTGCGGCCGCGCCGCGAACTCGTCGGATTCGCGCGGGCGCCGCTCGGGCCGGGTGAGACCCGGGCGATCGAGGTCTCGGTCGACGCCGATGACCTTCGCTTCTGGGATGCTCGCACCAGCAGCTGGGCGCTGCCGCGCGGCCCTGTCGACCTCGAGGTCGCGCGCTCGAGCGAGCTCGTCGAGGCGGTCGTCACGCTCGATGTCAAGGGCACCGCGACCGACTCGGGCGAGCCATCGAGCACGCCCCCGATCGCGGCGAGCGATGCGCTGTGGGCGCGGCGTCTCGGTCGCAAGATTCCTGCTGCGGCGCCCGCGCGCCCCTTCACGCGCGAGTCGACGATCGGCGACATCGCCCACACCCTCACAGGCCGTGCACTGTCGTGGGCGATGAGACGCATGATGCCGCTGAGCGACGACGACAAGAACGACCCTGCTTCGATGGCGCTCATCGAGCGCACCGTCGCCGAACTGCCCCTGCGGGGTCTCGCCCAGATGTCGCAGGGAAGGGTGACCTGGAAGACCGTGGATGCCGTGGTCGCGTTCGCCAATCGCCGCCCGCTGGAAGGCCTGAGCAGACTCGTCGCGAGTCGTTAG
- a CDS encoding ABC transporter permease, translated as MTARVSMVPLVGALTDAWAELRAHRLRVLLSLLGIGIAVAALTAVVAFGEYQKQLMAEQSDRYGGRIATIAMNVSSTDGSPVDWAAIDAHVAQVSERYSFSHTARVVDGSITVPVQLIDGVTPIAARLIDPDYPVIHRLTVSEGRWLQASDAELLAPPVVISTPLWESLGSPPLSTHPTLTMTGDLAGTYPIVGVTPREGFWDTNNKIDMLYDSYVARAGSLPADTYVNREFWVPPAMVDELGPVLAMDLRAGLDEGLVLSLNRSDWGSQSGYTDSILVFQLVSGAIAGIVLLLGALSLVNVQLVAMRQRIREIGVRRSFGATSGRVFAAVLLENLVATTVAGIVGIVLVVVVMRSEWVTSAMFSGLQDVPPFPFGAALAGLISAVVVGAAAGIIPALVALRVKVIDAIRF; from the coding sequence ATGACCGCGCGCGTCAGCATGGTGCCTCTCGTCGGTGCGCTCACCGACGCCTGGGCAGAGTTGCGCGCCCACCGACTGCGGGTGCTCTTGAGCCTGCTCGGCATCGGCATTGCCGTGGCGGCCCTCACCGCCGTCGTCGCGTTCGGCGAGTACCAGAAGCAACTCATGGCCGAGCAGTCTGATCGCTACGGAGGTCGCATCGCCACGATCGCGATGAACGTCTCGAGCACTGACGGCTCGCCCGTCGACTGGGCCGCGATTGACGCCCACGTGGCGCAGGTGAGCGAGCGCTACTCGTTCAGCCACACGGCTCGAGTGGTCGACGGCTCGATCACCGTGCCCGTGCAACTGATCGACGGCGTGACGCCCATCGCCGCACGACTCATCGACCCTGACTACCCGGTGATCCACCGGCTCACGGTGTCTGAGGGCAGATGGCTGCAGGCTTCAGACGCAGAGCTGCTCGCGCCGCCCGTCGTCATCAGCACCCCGTTGTGGGAGTCGCTCGGCAGCCCGCCCCTCTCGACGCATCCGACGCTCACTATGACGGGCGATCTCGCGGGCACCTACCCGATCGTGGGCGTGACACCGCGCGAGGGCTTCTGGGATACGAACAACAAGATCGACATGCTCTACGACTCGTACGTCGCCAGAGCAGGCTCGCTTCCGGCTGACACCTACGTCAATCGTGAGTTCTGGGTGCCACCCGCGATGGTCGATGAACTCGGCCCCGTGCTGGCGATGGACTTGCGCGCAGGCCTCGACGAAGGGCTGGTGCTTTCGCTCAATCGCAGCGACTGGGGTTCTCAGAGCGGCTACACCGACTCGATTCTCGTGTTCCAGCTCGTAAGCGGCGCGATCGCCGGCATCGTGCTGCTGCTCGGCGCGCTCAGTCTCGTCAACGTGCAGCTGGTCGCCATGCGCCAGCGCATTCGAGAGATCGGTGTGCGCCGCAGCTTCGGTGCCACGTCGGGTCGAGTGTTCGCGGCCGTGCTGCTCGAGAATCTCGTCGCGACCACCGTGGCGGGCATCGTGGGCATCGTGCTCGTCGTGGTCGTGATGCGCAGCGAATGGGTGACCTCGGCGATGTTCTCTGGCCTGCAAGACGTGCCGCCGTTTCCGTTCGGCGCGGCGCTGGCCGGGCTCATCTCGGCCGTCGTGGTCGGTGCAGCGGCCGGCATCATTCCCGCGCTCGTCGCACTGCGGGTCAAGGTCATCGACGCGATCAGGTTCTAG
- a CDS encoding ABC transporter permease, with amino-acid sequence MLRLTRGAKVSFGVIVAIVLIFMYAPLFLVIINSFNEAPIANWPIRGFTFDWWVRAFENDALWAAVRNSFIVATGAMVIALLLGTLAAFALQRYDFFGKSTVNLLIVLPIALPGVVTGVAFSNSFNNVLEPIGIQVGYFGMIIAHATFCIVMVFNNVFARLRRMNPSMQEASMDLGASLWQTFRLVTFPQFRTAFVAGGLLAFALSFDEIVVTIFTAPAGVDTLPLWMFNQMARPNEATQVNVIATVLILLSFIPVYVSQRLSRAEEDER; translated from the coding sequence ATGCTGAGGCTCACTCGAGGCGCCAAAGTCTCGTTCGGCGTCATCGTCGCGATCGTGCTGATCTTCATGTACGCGCCGCTGTTTCTCGTCATCATCAACTCGTTCAACGAAGCGCCGATCGCCAACTGGCCGATTCGCGGGTTCACGTTCGATTGGTGGGTTCGGGCCTTCGAGAACGACGCGCTGTGGGCGGCCGTGCGCAACTCGTTCATCGTCGCGACAGGTGCCATGGTCATCGCCCTGCTGCTGGGCACGCTCGCGGCTTTCGCGCTGCAGCGCTACGACTTCTTCGGCAAGAGCACCGTCAACCTGCTCATCGTGTTGCCGATCGCGCTGCCCGGCGTCGTCACGGGTGTGGCGTTCAGCAACTCGTTCAACAACGTGCTCGAGCCCATCGGCATTCAGGTGGGCTATTTCGGCATGATCATCGCGCACGCTACCTTCTGCATTGTCATGGTGTTCAACAACGTGTTCGCCCGGTTGCGTCGCATGAACCCGAGCATGCAAGAGGCCTCGATGGATCTCGGAGCGAGCCTGTGGCAAACCTTCCGCCTGGTGACTTTTCCGCAGTTTCGCACTGCGTTCGTCGCTGGCGGCCTGCTCGCGTTCGCTTTGAGCTTCGACGAGATCGTGGTGACGATCTTCACGGCCCCCGCCGGCGTCGACACGCTGCCGCTGTGGATGTTCAACCAGATGGCGAGGCCCAACGAGGCCACTCAGGTGAACGTGATTGCGACGGTGCTGATTCTGCTGTCGTTCATTCCGGTCTACGTCTCGCAGAGGCTCAGTCGTGCCGAAGAAGACGAGCGGTAG
- a CDS encoding ABC transporter ATP-binding protein, with translation MSAPEASTTTATPDPEHGHGGVELTTVTKRFGDTVAVDNLTLSVESGEFFSMLGPSGSGKTTVLRLIAGFEEVTGGTITIAGTDVTRAAPFDRTVNTVFQDYALFPHMTIADNVGYGLRVRKVDKAEQQRRVGEALEQVRLSEHANRLPHQLSGGQRQRIALARALILKPRVLLLDEPLGALDKQLREQMQIELKQIQREVGITFIFVTHDQEEALTLSDRIAVFNNGRVEQVGTPREVYEYPQTAFVAGFLGISNLIDDAHAERLTGVPMALSVRPERVRLVDARTEPAAHETSVDGTIVETVYTGPTTRFIVDTVDGLRIVAERHNDHAPSDNAPFHRGDTVRAVWVTEHAAVVP, from the coding sequence ATGTCTGCCCCTGAAGCGTCGACCACGACCGCCACACCCGACCCTGAGCACGGCCACGGCGGGGTCGAGCTCACCACCGTGACGAAGCGATTCGGCGACACCGTCGCCGTCGACAACTTGACCTTGAGCGTCGAGTCTGGCGAGTTCTTCTCGATGCTCGGCCCCTCGGGGTCTGGCAAGACCACCGTGCTGCGGCTCATCGCCGGGTTCGAAGAGGTCACCGGGGGCACCATCACCATCGCGGGAACCGATGTGACGCGCGCTGCCCCGTTCGACCGCACCGTCAACACGGTGTTTCAGGACTACGCGCTTTTTCCGCACATGACCATCGCCGACAACGTGGGTTACGGCCTGCGTGTGCGCAAAGTCGACAAGGCCGAGCAGCAGCGCAGAGTCGGCGAGGCGCTCGAACAAGTGCGGCTCAGCGAGCACGCCAACCGACTGCCTCACCAACTGTCGGGCGGCCAGCGCCAGCGCATCGCCCTCGCCCGCGCCCTCATTCTGAAGCCTCGTGTGCTGCTGCTCGACGAGCCGCTCGGCGCCCTCGACAAGCAGCTGCGCGAACAAATGCAGATCGAGCTCAAGCAGATTCAGCGCGAGGTGGGCATCACTTTCATCTTCGTCACACACGATCAAGAAGAAGCTCTCACCCTCAGCGACCGCATCGCCGTGTTCAACAACGGCCGCGTCGAGCAGGTCGGAACCCCGCGCGAGGTCTACGAATACCCGCAGACCGCCTTCGTCGCTGGCTTTCTGGGCATCTCGAACCTCATCGACGACGCCCACGCAGAACGGCTCACCGGTGTGCCCATGGCCCTGAGCGTGCGCCCCGAACGCGTACGCCTCGTGGATGCTCGCACCGAGCCCGCCGCCCACGAGACCAGCGTCGACGGCACGATCGTCGAGACGGTCTACACCGGCCCGACGACGCGGTTCATCGTCGACACCGTCGACGGCCTGCGCATCGTCGCCGAACGCCACAACGACCACGCGCCGAGCGACAACGCACCCTTCCACCGCGGCGACACCGTGCGCGCGGTGTGGGTGACCGAGCACGCTGCCGTCGTTCCCTGA
- a CDS encoding ABC transporter permease → MTTTTTERPPTTPRPAPASKPVSTLLYRHRWMRLVGLLSLPLTWLVGLYIVSLALLLVTAFWYIDSFTSKVIPGFTLQNFALVFSEPAYINTSLRTLGIALSVTLLSALFAIPLGIFMAKLASPWVRAVLAVAITLPLWAGYLVKILAMRITFTEEGLFNWLMAPFGISGPGFSILTVVLTLTYLWFPYMALPVYTAIRQIPVNLFDASSDLGARGFTTIRTVVLPLLWPALIAGSVFTFSLSLGDYIVARFVGGANSQMIGSIIASNINLNPPVAAAFSVIPIGFVVIYLLVTRRTGALERM, encoded by the coding sequence GTGACCACGACGACGACTGAGCGGCCGCCGACGACGCCCCGGCCCGCGCCGGCGAGCAAGCCCGTCTCGACGCTGCTCTACCGGCACCGCTGGATGCGCCTGGTGGGGCTGTTGAGCCTGCCGCTGACCTGGCTCGTGGGGCTCTACATCGTGTCGCTCGCACTGCTGCTCGTCACGGCGTTCTGGTATATCGACTCGTTCACCTCGAAGGTGATTCCGGGTTTCACTCTGCAGAACTTCGCGCTCGTGTTCAGCGAGCCCGCCTACATCAATACCTCGCTTCGCACCCTCGGCATCGCCCTCTCGGTGACCCTGCTGAGCGCGCTCTTCGCGATTCCGCTCGGCATCTTCATGGCGAAACTTGCCTCGCCCTGGGTGCGCGCGGTGCTCGCCGTCGCCATCACCCTGCCGCTCTGGGCTGGCTACCTCGTGAAGATTCTCGCCATGCGCATCACCTTCACCGAAGAGGGGCTCTTCAACTGGCTGATGGCGCCCTTCGGCATCAGCGGGCCCGGCTTCAGCATCCTCACTGTCGTTCTCACGCTCACCTACCTGTGGTTTCCGTATATGGCGCTTCCCGTCTACACGGCCATTCGGCAGATTCCTGTCAACCTGTTCGACGCATCGTCTGACCTCGGGGCGCGCGGGTTCACCACGATTCGCACGGTGGTGCTGCCGCTTCTTTGGCCCGCCCTGATCGCCGGCAGTGTCTTCACGTTCTCGCTGAGCCTCGGCGATTACATCGTCGCCCGCTTTGTCGGCGGGGCGAACTCGCAGATGATCGGCAGCATCATCGCCTCGAACATCAACCTCAACCCGCCGGTCGCTGCAGCGTTCTCGGTGATACCGATCGGGTTCGTCGTCATCTACCTGCTCGTCACCCGGCGCACCGGCGCCCTCGAAAGAATGTGA
- a CDS encoding MFS transporter encodes MPTTSPEQTASVADPTERVPIVGPLRSLLLWFMPGTLGIFILWGAIPTVLLPLQVEQLDPVNKVANLAIVTTIGALAAMIAQPVAGTISDRTRSRFGNRAPFIIGGALIGGLALVALGLSNTILLVALCWVLVQVSFNIVQGPFSAMLPDRVPESVRGSFAAMIGAMTMVGSLGGVILASLLSANIPGAYLVLAGTSVVLLTLFAIFTGPRDNRGEPRPAFRVRDFAMTFWVNPIAHPDFFWAFTGRLLLYTGYFLVVAYQLYLLQDYIGLGAEAVVLLPFVSAAALPTLVLAIVISGPWSDRVGRRKPFVFASSLIVGLAQLVPWIWPTFEGMIVFALLAGFGFGAFQAVDTALVSQVLPDSHAHAKDLGVVNIAATLPQTVAPALAGVVVLTFGFAGLFPAAITLSVLGAFAVLPIRSVR; translated from the coding sequence ATGCCGACCACCTCACCAGAGCAGACGGCGTCGGTCGCCGACCCCACCGAGCGCGTGCCCATCGTCGGCCCCCTGCGCAGTCTGCTGCTGTGGTTCATGCCGGGCACCCTCGGAATCTTCATTCTGTGGGGCGCGATTCCGACGGTGCTGCTGCCGTTGCAGGTCGAGCAGCTCGACCCCGTCAACAAGGTGGCCAACCTCGCCATCGTGACGACGATCGGCGCGCTCGCGGCGATGATCGCGCAACCCGTCGCAGGCACCATCAGCGATCGAACGCGCAGCCGGTTCGGCAACCGGGCGCCCTTCATCATCGGGGGTGCGCTCATCGGCGGCCTCGCCCTGGTGGCCCTCGGCCTCTCGAACACCATCCTGCTCGTCGCACTGTGCTGGGTGCTCGTGCAGGTGTCGTTCAACATCGTGCAGGGGCCGTTCTCGGCGATGCTGCCCGATCGAGTGCCAGAGTCGGTGCGCGGCTCCTTCGCCGCCATGATCGGTGCGATGACGATGGTGGGGTCGCTCGGCGGCGTGATTCTTGCCTCACTGCTCTCGGCGAACATCCCGGGGGCGTACCTCGTGCTTGCGGGAACCTCGGTGGTGCTGCTGACGCTGTTCGCCATCTTCACAGGGCCGCGCGACAACCGTGGTGAGCCGCGCCCCGCCTTCCGGGTGCGCGACTTCGCGATGACCTTCTGGGTGAACCCGATCGCGCACCCCGACTTCTTCTGGGCCTTCACCGGCCGCTTGCTGCTCTACACCGGCTACTTCCTCGTCGTCGCCTATCAGCTGTACCTCTTGCAGGACTACATCGGGCTCGGTGCCGAAGCAGTGGTCTTGCTGCCCTTCGTCTCGGCAGCGGCCCTGCCGACGCTCGTGCTCGCCATCGTCATCTCAGGCCCGTGGTCAGACCGAGTCGGGCGACGCAAACCCTTCGTGTTCGCGTCGTCACTCATCGTCGGGCTTGCGCAGCTCGTGCCGTGGATCTGGCCAACCTTCGAGGGCATGATCGTGTTCGCACTCTTGGCAGGGTTCGGCTTCGGCGCCTTCCAGGCGGTCGACACCGCTCTGGTGTCGCAAGTGCTTCCCGACTCGCATGCCCACGCCAAAGACCTCGGAGTCGTCAACATCGCTGCCACCTTGCCGCAAACCGTGGCACCGGCGCTCGCCGGAGTGGTCGTGTTGACGTTCGGCTTCGCCGGGCTCTTTCCGGCCGCGATCACCCTGAGCGTGCTGGGGGCGTTCGCGGTGCTGCCGATTCGGTCGGTGCGCTGA